A single window of Athene noctua chromosome 1, bAthNoc1.hap1.1, whole genome shotgun sequence DNA harbors:
- the LOC141957760 gene encoding T-cell activation Rho GTPase-activating protein-like: MRVPSTFRDPDGMPLAALCGEAGTLPRPIQELLDILHQRGPSTEGIFRRAAGATELRNLKEALDRGADVDLPSQPEILLAAVLKDFLRSIPGKLLDVDLYQDWMQAMERPSQQARVEELRV; encoded by the exons cccctggcagccctctgcggggaggccggcacgctgccccggcccatccag gagctcctggacatcctgcaccagcgaggaccgtcgacggaggggatcttccgcagagctgccggcgcgacGGAACTTCGGAACCTGAAGGAGGCCCTGGACCGCGGCGCAGATGTGGACCTGCCAAGCCAgcccgagatcctgctggctgccgtcctgaag gactttctccgcagcatccccggcaagcTCCTGGACGTGGAcctctaccaggactggatgCAAGCCATGGAGAGGCCGAGCCAGCAGGCAAgggtggaagagctgagagtgtaa